A stretch of Chryseobacterium viscerum DNA encodes these proteins:
- the rpsD gene encoding 30S ribosomal protein S4, which translates to MARYIGPKTKIARKFGAAIYGDDKNFEKRKNQPPGQHGPNKRRGAKKSEYAVQLAEKQKAKYTYGILERQFANLFEKAHRSKGVTGEVLLQLCESRLDNVVYRLGFAKTRSGARQLVSHRHITVNGEILNIPSYLVKAGDVITVREKSKSLEVVTNALASKSNYEWLQFNDEKKEGTFISAPERIQIPEDIKENLIVELYSK; encoded by the coding sequence ATGGCAAGATATATTGGACCTAAAACTAAGATTGCTAGAAAGTTTGGTGCTGCAATCTACGGAGATGATAAAAACTTCGAGAAAAGAAAAAACCAACCGCCAGGACAACATGGTCCTAATAAAAGAAGAGGTGCTAAAAAATCAGAATATGCAGTTCAGTTAGCTGAAAAACAAAAAGCTAAATATACTTACGGTATTTTAGAAAGACAGTTTGCTAATTTATTTGAAAAAGCACACAGAAGCAAAGGAGTAACAGGTGAAGTTCTATTACAACTTTGTGAATCAAGATTGGATAACGTAGTGTACAGATTAGGTTTTGCTAAAACTAGATCTGGTGCAAGACAATTAGTTTCTCACAGACACATCACTGTGAACGGAGAAATTCTTAATATCCCTTCTTACTTGGTAAAAGCTGGTGATGTAATCACTGTAAGAGAAAAGTCTAAGTCTCTTGAAGTTGTTACCAATGCATTGGCTTCTAAGTCAAACTATGAGTGGTTACAATTCAACGATGAGAAGAAAGAAGGTACTTTCATTTCTGCTCCTGAAAGAATCCAGATTCCGGAGGACATTAAGGAGAACCTTATCGTGGAACTTTACTCTAAATAA
- the rpsK gene encoding 30S ribosomal protein S11 produces the protein MAKQSKVVKKRKVKVEAIGEAHIQASFNNIIISLTNKSGEVISWASAGKMGFRGSKKNTPFAAQMAAENCSAVAHEAGLRRVKVFVKGPGAGRESAIRSIHNSGIEVSEIIDVTPMPHNGCRPPKRRRV, from the coding sequence ATGGCAAAACAAAGTAAAGTAGTTAAAAAAAGAAAAGTAAAAGTTGAAGCTATTGGTGAAGCACATATTCAAGCTTCTTTCAATAACATCATCATTTCTTTAACAAATAAAAGTGGAGAGGTTATCTCTTGGGCATCTGCCGGTAAAATGGGATTCAGAGGTTCTAAAAAGAACACTCCTTTTGCTGCTCAAATGGCAGCTGAAAATTGCTCTGCTGTAGCTCACGAAGCTGGATTAAGAAGAGTAAAGGTGTTTGTGAAAGGTCCAGGTGCAGGTAGAGAATCTGCAATCAGATCTATTCACAATTCAGGAATTGAAGTTAGCGAAATCATTGATGTGACTCCAATGCCGCACAATGGATGTAGACCACCAAAAAGAAGAAGAGTTTAA
- the rpsM gene encoding 30S ribosomal protein S13 yields MARIAGIDLPKNKRGVIGLTYIYGVGRSTSSEILKAAGISEDKKVNEWNDDELAAIRTYISENVKVEGELRSEVQLNIKRLMDIGCQRGIRHRLGLPLRGQRTKNNSRTRKGKRKTVANKKKASK; encoded by the coding sequence ATGGCGAGAATTGCAGGTATTGATTTACCAAAAAACAAAAGAGGTGTTATCGGTTTAACTTACATCTATGGAGTAGGAAGAAGTACTTCTTCTGAAATCCTTAAAGCTGCCGGTATCAGCGAAGACAAGAAAGTCAACGAATGGAATGACGATGAATTGGCTGCAATCAGAACATATATCTCTGAAAACGTTAAAGTAGAAGGAGAGTTAAGATCTGAAGTGCAATTGAACATCAAGAGATTGATGGACATAGGATGCCAACGAGGAATACGTCACAGACTAGGATTACCTTTAAGAGGCCAGAGAACGAAAAACAACTCTAGAACCCGTAAAGGAAAGAGAAAAACAGTTGCTAACAAGAAAAAGGCAAGTAAATAA
- the rpmJ gene encoding 50S ribosomal protein L36, translated as MKVRASIKKRSADCKIVRRKGVLFVINKKNPKFKQRQG; from the coding sequence ATGAAAGTAAGAGCATCAATTAAAAAAAGAAGCGCTGATTGCAAAATCGTACGCAGAAAAGGTGTACTATTCGTAATCAACAAGAAGAACCCAAAATTTAAACAAAGACAAGGCTAA
- the infA gene encoding translation initiation factor IF-1 has protein sequence MAKQKHIEQDGVITEALSNAQFRVELENGHILIAHISGKMRMHYIKLLPGDKVKLEMSPYDLTKGRITFRY, from the coding sequence ATGGCAAAACAAAAACATATTGAACAAGATGGCGTTATAACGGAAGCACTTTCGAACGCTCAGTTCCGTGTAGAACTTGAAAATGGGCATATCCTTATCGCTCATATTTCTGGTAAAATGCGAATGCACTATATTAAACTTTTACCTGGTGATAAGGTAAAACTAGAAATGTCTCCCTATGATTTAACGAAAGGGAGGATCACATTTAGATATTAA
- the secY gene encoding preprotein translocase subunit SecY → MKEFIQTLKNIWSLKELRDKILFTLGIILVYRFASYISLPAINLAEVGDLLEHYKNQGGNKQGAGLLGLLSSFTGGAFSHASVMALGIMPYISASIIVQLMGMAIPYLQKLQKDGESGRNTLNQITRWLTIGVCLVQAPSYLTSITQLFLPYAQFQSAYFVEPNSIMFWLPSIVILVAGSVFAMWLGEKITDKGIGNGISILIMVGILSRLPEAFVQEMAVQNGKGGMGSIMILIEVLFWMVVVLLAVILSVAVRKIPIQYVSRAQARGGVNKNLMQGARQWIPLKVNAAGVMPIIFAQALMFVPGLLTKFDESNTFLAGFKNVFSWQYNVLFALLIIIFSFFYTAITIPVNQMADDLKRNGGLVPKVRPGKETADYLDDILSKITLPGAIFLSIFAVLPAIVHGSFVQTDAFALFFGGTSLLIMVGVILDTVQQINTYLLNHHYDGLMQSKLSRTTGY, encoded by the coding sequence ATGAAAGAATTTATACAAACACTTAAAAATATATGGAGCCTAAAGGAGTTAAGAGATAAAATTCTCTTTACGTTAGGTATTATCCTTGTGTATAGATTCGCATCTTATATCTCACTTCCTGCAATTAACCTTGCAGAGGTGGGAGATCTCTTAGAGCATTATAAAAATCAAGGCGGTAACAAGCAAGGAGCAGGTCTCCTTGGCTTGCTTTCGTCGTTTACGGGGGGAGCTTTCAGCCACGCTTCCGTAATGGCGTTGGGTATCATGCCTTATATTTCTGCTTCTATTATTGTTCAGTTGATGGGAATGGCTATTCCTTATCTTCAGAAGCTTCAGAAAGATGGAGAGTCAGGTAGAAATACATTGAACCAAATTACAAGATGGTTAACAATTGGAGTTTGTCTGGTACAGGCACCTTCTTATTTAACTTCTATTACTCAATTATTCTTACCATATGCTCAGTTCCAATCTGCATATTTTGTAGAGCCAAATTCTATCATGTTCTGGTTGCCAAGTATTGTAATCTTGGTTGCTGGTTCAGTATTCGCAATGTGGTTAGGTGAAAAGATTACCGACAAAGGAATCGGAAATGGTATTTCCATCCTTATTATGGTAGGTATTCTTTCAAGACTACCTGAAGCATTCGTACAGGAGATGGCCGTGCAGAACGGAAAAGGAGGAATGGGATCTATCATGATCCTTATTGAAGTATTATTCTGGATGGTAGTTGTTCTTCTAGCCGTGATTTTATCTGTGGCTGTTAGAAAAATTCCAATTCAGTATGTAAGCAGAGCTCAAGCAAGAGGAGGTGTAAACAAGAATCTTATGCAGGGCGCAAGACAATGGATTCCATTGAAAGTAAATGCTGCTGGTGTAATGCCAATTATCTTTGCTCAGGCATTGATGTTCGTACCAGGATTATTAACAAAATTCGATGAGTCTAACACTTTTCTTGCAGGTTTCAAGAATGTTTTTAGCTGGCAGTACAATGTATTGTTTGCGCTATTAATTATTATCTTCTCGTTTTTCTATACTGCAATTACAATTCCGGTGAACCAGATGGCTGATGATTTGAAGAGAAATGGAGGTTTAGTACCGAAAGTAAGACCGGGGAAAGAGACAGCAGATTACTTAGATGATATTTTATCAAAAATTACCTTGCCAGGTGCAATTTTTTTATCTATCTTTGCAGTCCTTCCAGCAATTGTGCATGGAAGCTTTGTTCAGACAGATGCGTTTGCCCTATTTTTCGGGGGAACGTCACTATTAATTATGGTAGGTGTAATTTTAGATACCGTTCAACAGATTAATACATATCTGCTGAATCATCATTATGATGGCTTAATGCAGTCTAAACTGTCTAGAACGACTGGATATTAA
- the rplO gene encoding 50S ribosomal protein L15 yields MNLNNIQPAAGSTFNSKRIGRGQGSGKGGTSTKGHKGQKARAGYSQKIGFEGGQMPLQRRLPKFGFKNVNRKEFRGINLDTIQTLIENKSITGDITKEVLVANGIVSKNELVKIMGRGELKSAVSISADKFTKSAEELIAKAGGKAITL; encoded by the coding sequence ATGAATTTAAACAATATACAACCTGCTGCAGGATCTACTTTCAACTCAAAAAGAATTGGTAGAGGTCAAGGTAGTGGAAAAGGAGGTACTTCAACAAAAGGACACAAAGGTCAGAAAGCTAGAGCTGGTTATTCTCAGAAAATCGGTTTCGAAGGTGGACAGATGCCTTTACAAAGAAGATTACCTAAATTCGGATTCAAAAACGTAAATAGAAAAGAGTTTAGAGGAATTAACCTTGATACTATTCAAACTTTAATCGAGAACAAATCCATCACTGGAGATATCACGAAAGAAGTTTTAGTAGCAAACGGGATAGTTTCTAAAAACGAATTAGTGAAAATTATGGGTAGAGGAGAATTGAAATCAGCGGTTTCAATCTCTGCTGACAAATTCACTAAATCTGCTGAAGAGCTTATTGCTAAGGCAGGTGGAAAAGCAATTACCTTATAA
- the rpmD gene encoding 50S ribosomal protein L30: protein MATIKVKQVRSAIGRTKTQKRTLEALGLKKLHQVVEHEATPSILGMVAAVSHLLEVQK from the coding sequence ATGGCAACAATTAAAGTAAAACAAGTAAGAAGCGCTATTGGTAGAACAAAAACCCAAAAGAGAACGCTTGAAGCATTAGGATTAAAAAAACTTCACCAAGTTGTAGAACATGAAGCTACTCCTTCTATCTTAGGAATGGTAGCTGCAGTAAGCCACTTACTTGAAGTTCAAAAATAA
- the rpsE gene encoding 30S ribosomal protein S5: MLGLDNIERVKPGGLELKDRLVAVNRVTKVTKGGRAFGFSAIVVVGNEEGIIGFGLGKSKEVASAIAKAVEDAKKNLVKVPVMNHTIPHQTTARYGGADIFLRPASHGTGLIAGGAVRAVLESAGIHDILSKSKGSSNPHNVVKATFKALLDIRRPEEIARMRGISLSKVFNG; this comes from the coding sequence ATGTTAGGACTAGATAATATAGAAAGAGTAAAACCGGGAGGATTAGAATTAAAAGATCGTCTCGTAGCTGTTAACAGAGTAACAAAAGTAACTAAAGGAGGTAGAGCTTTCGGATTTTCTGCTATTGTTGTAGTAGGTAATGAAGAAGGTATTATCGGTTTTGGTTTAGGAAAATCTAAAGAGGTTGCTTCTGCAATTGCTAAAGCAGTTGAAGACGCTAAGAAAAACCTTGTGAAAGTTCCTGTAATGAACCACACTATCCCTCACCAAACTACTGCTAGATACGGTGGTGCAGATATCTTCTTAAGACCTGCTTCTCACGGTACAGGACTTATCGCCGGTGGTGCGGTAAGAGCGGTATTGGAATCTGCTGGTATTCACGATATCCTTTCAAAATCTAAAGGATCTTCTAACCCTCACAACGTGGTGAAAGCTACTTTCAAAGCGTTATTGGATATCAGAAGACCTGAAGAGATCGCAAGAATGAGAGGAATTTCTCTAAGTAAAGTGTTTAACGGTTAA
- the rplR gene encoding 50S ribosomal protein L18, translating to MALSKLEKRIRIKRRVRGKISGSSELPRLSVYKSNKEIYAQLIDDKNGKTLASASSREKGVDAKGTKTEVSAAVGKAIAAKAIAAGIESIVFDRNGFVYHGRVKALADGAREGGLKF from the coding sequence ATGGCATTAAGTAAATTAGAAAAAAGAATAAGAATCAAAAGAAGAGTAAGAGGGAAAATCTCTGGATCTTCTGAATTGCCAAGATTATCTGTATATAAAAGTAATAAGGAAATTTACGCTCAGTTAATCGACGATAAAAATGGTAAAACTTTAGCATCAGCTTCTTCTAGAGAAAAAGGTGTAGACGCTAAAGGTACTAAGACTGAAGTTTCTGCTGCTGTTGGTAAAGCTATCGCTGCTAAAGCTATCGCTGCAGGAATCGAAAGTATTGTATTTGACAGAAACGGTTTCGTATATCACGGTAGAGTAAAAGCTCTAGCTGATGGTGCGAGAGAAGGTGGACTTAAATTCTAA
- the rplF gene encoding 50S ribosomal protein L6, translating to MSRIGKAIITIPAGVTITENNGVVTVKGAKGELSQELTAGITLEQKDGELNVNRPSDSKQHKALHGLYRALIANMIVGVSEGFEKKLELVGVGYRASHAGQKLELALGFSHGIVLELPSEVKVDTLTEKGKNPIITLASHDKQLLGMVTAKIRSFRKPEPYKGKGVRFVGEIVRRKAGKSA from the coding sequence ATGTCAAGAATTGGTAAAGCAATTATAACAATTCCAGCTGGAGTTACAATCACTGAAAACAACGGTGTAGTAACTGTAAAAGGAGCGAAAGGAGAACTTTCTCAGGAGCTTACAGCAGGAATTACTTTAGAACAAAAAGATGGTGAGCTTAATGTAAACAGACCATCTGATTCTAAACAACACAAAGCGCTTCACGGTTTATACAGAGCGTTGATCGCCAACATGATCGTTGGTGTATCAGAAGGTTTCGAAAAGAAACTAGAACTAGTAGGGGTAGGATACAGAGCTTCTCACGCAGGTCAAAAACTTGAGTTAGCTTTAGGATTCTCTCACGGTATCGTATTAGAACTTCCAAGTGAAGTAAAAGTTGATACATTGACTGAAAAAGGTAAAAACCCAATTATTACTTTAGCGTCTCACGACAAGCAACTTCTAGGAATGGTTACTGCAAAGATCCGTTCTTTCAGAAAGCCTGAGCCATACAAAGGAAAAGGTGTAAGATTCGTAGGAGAAATTGTTAGACGTAAAGCTGGTAAATCTGCTTAA
- the rpsH gene encoding 30S ribosomal protein S8 encodes MVTDPISDFLTRVRNAQSAGHKVVEIPASKIKKEITKILFDQGYILNFKFEDNAVQGVIKIALKYDKQTNKPAIKSIQRASRPGLRQYKGSTELPRVLNGLGISIISTSKGVMTDKKAREEKVGGEVICYVY; translated from the coding sequence ATGGTAACAGATCCAATTTCAGATTTCCTAACAAGAGTAAGGAACGCACAAAGCGCAGGCCACAAAGTGGTGGAAATTCCTGCATCGAAAATCAAAAAGGAGATTACTAAGATCCTATTTGATCAAGGGTATATCTTAAACTTCAAGTTTGAAGATAACGCTGTTCAAGGAGTGATCAAAATCGCTTTAAAGTACGATAAGCAAACTAACAAACCTGCTATTAAGTCTATTCAAAGAGCTTCTAGACCAGGTTTGAGACAGTACAAAGGTTCTACTGAACTTCCAAGAGTACTAAACGGTTTGGGTATTTCTATCATCTCTACTTCTAAAGGAGTAATGACTGACAAGAAAGCTAGAGAAGAGAAAGTAGGCGGTGAAGTAATCTGCTATGTTTATTAA
- the rpsN gene encoding 30S ribosomal protein S14 has product MAKESMKARERKREALVAKYADKRKALKEAGDYEGLQKLPKNASPVRLHNRCKLTGRPRGYMRTFGISRVTFREMANNGLIPGVRKASW; this is encoded by the coding sequence ATGGCTAAAGAATCAATGAAAGCGCGTGAGCGCAAAAGAGAAGCACTAGTTGCTAAATACGCTGACAAAAGAAAAGCTTTAAAAGAAGCTGGTGATTACGAAGGACTTCAAAAATTGCCTAAAAATGCTTCTCCTGTAAGATTACACAACAGATGTAAACTAACAGGTAGACCAAGAGGATACATGAGAACGTTTGGTATTTCCAGAGTAACTTTCAGAGAAATGGCTAACAACGGTCTTATCCCAGGTGTAAGAAAAGCTAGTTGGTAA
- the rplE gene encoding 50S ribosomal protein L5, protein MEFIARPKKIYKEQIVPAMMEEFGYKSIMQVPRLEKIVVSQGLGDATADKKIIDYAVEELTNITGQKAVGTISKKDEAAFKLRKGMPVGAKVTLRAHRMYEFLDRLTSSALPRIRDFSGIKADGFDGRGNYNLGITEQIIFPEIVIDKVKKIQGMDITFVTTAKTDKEAKALLTHFGLPFKKN, encoded by the coding sequence ATGGAATTTATAGCAAGACCCAAAAAAATATACAAAGAGCAAATTGTTCCTGCAATGATGGAAGAATTTGGGTACAAGTCTATCATGCAAGTACCTAGATTAGAGAAAATTGTTGTATCACAAGGTTTAGGAGATGCTACTGCAGATAAGAAAATCATTGATTATGCTGTAGAAGAATTGACAAACATTACAGGTCAGAAAGCAGTAGGTACAATCTCTAAGAAAGATGAAGCTGCATTCAAACTAAGAAAAGGAATGCCTGTAGGAGCAAAAGTAACATTGAGAGCTCACAGAATGTATGAGTTCTTAGACAGACTTACTTCTTCTGCTTTACCACGTATCAGAGATTTCTCTGGTATCAAAGCAGATGGTTTCGATGGTAGAGGTAACTACAACTTAGGTATTACTGAGCAAATTATCTTCCCTGAAATCGTAATTGACAAAGTGAAAAAAATCCAAGGGATGGACATCACTTTCGTTACAACTGCGAAGACAGATAAAGAAGCTAAAGCATTATTAACTCACTTCGGTTTACCATTTAAAAAGAACTAA
- the rplX gene encoding 50S ribosomal protein L24: MSKLKIKRGDNVIITTGKKDIKGKTGEVIEVIKKEGKDPRVIVAGLNIVKKHVKPSASNPQGGITEKEASIHISNVALVGKDGKAIKIGYKIEGDKKVRVNKKTGETL; the protein is encoded by the coding sequence ATGTCAAAGTTAAAAATAAAAAGAGGAGATAACGTAATCATTACTACTGGTAAGAAAGATATCAAAGGTAAGACTGGTGAAGTTATTGAAGTGATTAAGAAAGAAGGAAAAGACCCTAGAGTAATCGTTGCAGGACTTAACATCGTTAAAAAACACGTTAAGCCTTCAGCTTCAAATCCTCAAGGAGGAATTACTGAAAAGGAAGCTTCTATTCATATCTCAAACGTAGCTTTAGTTGGTAAAGACGGAAAAGCTATCAAAATCGGTTACAAAATCGAAGGAGATAAGAAAGTGAGAGTTAACAAAAAAACGGGTGAAACTTTATAA
- the rplN gene encoding 50S ribosomal protein L14, giving the protein MLQTESRLKVADNTGAKEVLVIRVLGGTRRRYASVGDKIVVTIKDSTPSGNAKKGQVSKAVVVRTKKAVRRKDGSYIKFDDNACVLLNAAGEMRGTRVFGPVARELRDKEYMKIISLAPEVL; this is encoded by the coding sequence ATGTTACAAACAGAATCAAGATTAAAAGTTGCTGATAACACAGGTGCTAAAGAAGTACTAGTTATTAGAGTTCTGGGAGGAACCAGAAGAAGATATGCTTCAGTTGGTGATAAAATCGTTGTTACTATCAAGGATTCTACACCATCAGGAAACGCTAAAAAAGGTCAGGTATCTAAAGCTGTAGTAGTAAGAACTAAAAAAGCAGTAAGAAGAAAAGATGGTTCATACATCAAATTCGACGACAATGCTTGTGTATTACTAAACGCAGCGGGAGAAATGAGAGGAACACGTGTTTTCGGACCGGTTGCTCGTGAGTTGAGAGACAAAGAATATATGAAAATCATTTCATTAGCTCCTGAAGTACTTTAA
- the rpsQ gene encoding 30S ribosomal protein S17, whose amino-acid sequence MDRNLRKERIGVVSSNKMEKTIVVSETTRVKHPMYGKFVLKTKKYTAHDENNECTEGDTVLIQETRPLSKSKRWRLVRIIEKAK is encoded by the coding sequence ATGGATAGAAATTTAAGAAAAGAAAGAATCGGAGTGGTTTCCAGCAATAAAATGGAAAAAACTATTGTTGTTAGTGAAACTACAAGAGTAAAGCACCCGATGTACGGTAAATTCGTTTTGAAAACGAAAAAATATACTGCACACGACGAGAACAACGAATGCACAGAAGGTGATACAGTTTTGATCCAAGAAACTAGACCTTTGAGCAAGAGCAAGAGATGGAGATTAGTAAGAATCATTGAAAAAGCTAAGTAA
- the rpmC gene encoding 50S ribosomal protein L29, whose amino-acid sequence MKNADIKNLSAGDIQAQLTEAKAQYSKLKLAHAISPIENPIQIRDLRKTIARLNTELTNKQ is encoded by the coding sequence TAAAAATTTAAGCGCGGGTGATATTCAAGCTCAATTAACTGAAGCAAAAGCTCAATATTCTAAATTGAAATTAGCTCATGCAATCAGCCCAATTGAAAACCCGATTCAAATCAGAGATTTGAGAAAAACAATCGCAAGACTAAACACTGAGTTAACTAACAAACAATAA